The following coding sequences lie in one Antricoccus suffuscus genomic window:
- a CDS encoding glycosyltransferase family 2 protein translates to MVRRFRPREIASTPTVTVVIPCYNYGHYLPEVVSGVLEQPGVEVDVIIVDDASPDGSGEVARDLAASDPRVRLIAHSTNKGHIATYNDGLGQATGKYVVLLSADDLLTPGSLSRSVALLESRPDVSFVYGYTHDFEAETPEPRQTTTSWSVWSGDEWIGRLCRRGHNVITNPEVVMRTEVFARIGGYDPSLPHAADLYMWLAAAGCGNVGRVNGADQAFYRVHGANMHLTDYAGLMTDLRERRAVYDRFLTTEVARHSQRARWRRSSSRTLAREAVRLGCNSYDGHGPSEEYSLEDYARFAVETWSGIERTMLWRAYLRRVNGPVPSWRRSSALAVWRVRNALRWRRWRRFGT, encoded by the coding sequence ATGGTCAGACGTTTTCGGCCCAGGGAGATCGCTAGTACGCCTACGGTCACAGTTGTCATCCCGTGCTACAACTACGGGCACTATCTGCCCGAGGTCGTGTCCGGCGTGCTTGAGCAGCCGGGTGTCGAGGTTGATGTGATCATCGTGGACGACGCATCCCCGGATGGGTCAGGCGAGGTCGCGAGAGACCTGGCAGCATCGGACCCCCGAGTGCGCCTAATCGCGCATTCGACAAACAAGGGTCACATCGCCACATACAATGACGGGTTAGGACAGGCGACCGGGAAGTATGTCGTGTTGTTGTCGGCAGATGACCTTCTAACTCCGGGATCGCTCTCGAGATCAGTGGCGCTGCTTGAATCCCGTCCCGATGTCTCATTTGTATACGGCTATACCCACGACTTTGAGGCCGAGACACCAGAGCCACGGCAAACAACCACGAGTTGGTCGGTGTGGTCCGGGGATGAGTGGATAGGCCGCCTGTGCCGGCGCGGTCACAACGTGATCACTAATCCAGAGGTTGTCATGCGTACGGAGGTCTTCGCCCGGATTGGGGGGTATGACCCGTCGTTACCGCATGCGGCAGATCTCTATATGTGGCTGGCGGCCGCGGGATGCGGGAACGTTGGGCGTGTGAACGGGGCAGATCAAGCGTTTTATCGCGTGCACGGCGCCAACATGCACCTCACTGACTACGCGGGTCTGATGACCGATCTGCGCGAACGGCGGGCAGTTTACGATCGCTTCCTGACTACAGAGGTAGCAAGGCACTCGCAACGCGCGAGGTGGCGGCGGTCGTCTAGCAGAACACTTGCGCGCGAAGCGGTGCGCCTTGGTTGTAATTCGTATGACGGGCACGGTCCTTCAGAGGAGTACTCGTTGGAGGATTATGCGCGATTCGCAGTCGAGACATGGTCAGGGATCGAGCGCACTATGCTCTGGCGTGCCTATCTGCGACGCGTCAATGGTCCGGTCCCATCCTGGCGTCGCTCGAGCGCACTAGCGGTGTGGAGGGTGCGAAACGCCCTCAGATGGCGTCGTTGGCGGAGGTTTGGCACCTGA
- a CDS encoding acetyltransferase, with product MAIERLFLVAASGLAREVLSAIRASDTHKVIGFLDDNPELRGTSIDGVPVVGPITDAADHPEAKFLLCAGSGIVRRSIAHNLSALGIHRDRYATVVHPSAIIPSDCTVGAGTILLAHVVMTTAVSVGEHVVAMPNATLTHDNVIEDFATLCAGVTLGGSVRVNEAAYLGMNTSVRQGLCVGAEAVVGMGSVVLGDVVDGLTVAGNPARPLRRVSENRTLASPVLSERGR from the coding sequence ATGGCAATCGAGCGGCTATTTCTTGTTGCGGCATCGGGACTCGCGCGGGAGGTTCTTAGCGCTATACGGGCCTCCGACACGCATAAGGTAATTGGCTTCCTCGACGACAACCCTGAGTTGCGTGGCACGTCTATCGATGGCGTGCCGGTCGTTGGTCCAATTACGGACGCGGCGGATCACCCCGAAGCGAAATTCCTCCTGTGCGCCGGTTCCGGGATCGTACGGCGCAGCATCGCGCACAACCTGAGCGCGTTGGGGATTCACCGGGACCGGTATGCGACGGTCGTTCATCCGAGTGCAATCATCCCGTCGGACTGCACCGTCGGGGCCGGTACGATCCTGCTCGCGCACGTCGTGATGACGACCGCGGTGTCGGTAGGCGAGCACGTCGTGGCAATGCCCAACGCGACACTGACCCACGACAATGTCATTGAGGACTTCGCAACGCTATGCGCCGGAGTGACCCTCGGAGGCAGCGTTCGGGTGAACGAGGCCGCGTATCTAGGAATGAACACCTCCGTACGGCAGGGTCTGTGTGTTGGCGCCGAGGCAGTCGTAGGTATGGGATCGGTCGTGCTCGGTGACGTGGTTGACGGTTTGACTGTCGCGGGTAACCCCGCGAGACCGTTACGCCGTGTCTCAGAGAACAGGACACTGGCAAGCCCTGTGCTCTCGGAACGAGGGCGATAG
- a CDS encoding DegT/DnrJ/EryC1/StrS family aminotransferase: MSRINVMQPYLGDEEIAAVAAAITSGWVAQGPRVAEFETSFAAKQEAGYAVAVSSCTSALHLALIAAGVGNGDDVVLPSFSFIATANAAVYVGARPVFADVDIATGNVTAATIEAALTPATRAVIVVDQGGVPVDLDPIRALCDPREIVVVEDAACGSGSTYKGRPVGAGAEVAAWSFHPRKIITTGEGGMITTSREEWATRVRRLREHAMSLSAADRHANTLAAAEQYLEVGYNFRMTDLQAAVGVVQLGRLDELVARRREIAAGYAKAIDEIPGLRIVADPEWGTTNYQSCWVEVTEEYPHDRDGLLVALAEADISARRGIMAAHREPAYAGRDTGDASLSVTEYLTDHTLILPVFHQMSESEQSRVIDVLRQT; this comes from the coding sequence ATGAGCCGTATCAATGTGATGCAGCCATACCTTGGAGATGAGGAGATCGCCGCAGTTGCCGCCGCGATCACGTCTGGCTGGGTGGCGCAGGGTCCGCGGGTCGCCGAGTTCGAAACGTCATTCGCGGCGAAACAAGAGGCCGGCTATGCGGTCGCCGTCTCAAGTTGCACATCCGCGCTGCATCTGGCGCTGATCGCCGCGGGCGTCGGTAACGGTGATGACGTCGTACTGCCATCGTTCTCATTTATCGCGACCGCTAACGCGGCCGTCTATGTCGGGGCCCGGCCGGTATTTGCCGACGTCGATATCGCGACCGGCAATGTCACGGCGGCGACGATCGAGGCGGCTCTGACACCCGCGACGCGTGCGGTCATCGTCGTCGATCAGGGCGGGGTGCCGGTCGACCTCGACCCCATCAGGGCACTGTGCGATCCGCGCGAGATCGTTGTTGTCGAAGATGCCGCGTGCGGCTCAGGTTCGACGTACAAGGGCCGCCCGGTGGGCGCCGGCGCGGAGGTCGCGGCATGGTCATTCCATCCGCGCAAGATCATTACCACCGGCGAGGGCGGCATGATTACGACCTCGCGGGAGGAGTGGGCGACGCGGGTACGCCGGCTCCGCGAGCACGCGATGAGCCTGTCCGCAGCGGACCGCCACGCCAACACGTTGGCCGCGGCCGAGCAGTACTTGGAGGTTGGTTACAACTTCCGGATGACGGATCTGCAAGCAGCGGTGGGTGTGGTGCAGCTTGGGCGTCTCGACGAACTCGTGGCGCGTCGCCGCGAGATCGCCGCGGGCTACGCCAAGGCGATTGACGAGATCCCCGGGCTACGGATCGTTGCCGATCCCGAATGGGGAACGACCAACTATCAGTCTTGCTGGGTTGAGGTCACCGAAGAGTATCCGCACGACCGTGATGGCTTGCTCGTTGCCTTGGCGGAGGCCGATATCTCTGCCCGCCGCGGCATCATGGCCGCGCACCGCGAACCGGCGTACGCCGGGCGCGACACCGGTGACGCGTCGCTATCCGTCACCGAATACCTCACGGACCACACGTTGATTTTGCCGGTATTTCATCAGATGTCCGAGTCGGAGCAGTCCCGTGTCATCGATGTCCTGCGACAGACTTAG